In Eretmochelys imbricata isolate rEreImb1 chromosome 14, rEreImb1.hap1, whole genome shotgun sequence, a genomic segment contains:
- the LOC144275156 gene encoding olfactory receptor 10A7-like — protein MADRNQRNQTAVTEFILLGFGDVPELKILLFLMFLAIYMATMFGNMLITALVVADQHLHSPMYFFLGNLSCLETCYTSTILPRMLASLLTGDKTVSFSGCITQLYFFCALAATECCLLAAMSYDRYLAICKPLHYSTLMNTRFCLQLAAGSWLNGCLVTDIFVLFMSQLIFCGPNEIDHFYCDLIPLIKLSCGDSHLIILLNFILSCIFTLPAFLLTLMSYVCIIATILRIPSTTGRQKAFTTCSSHLIVVTIFYGTLMIVYILPKHETLSLLNKVLSLCYTVLTPLVNPLVYSLRNREVKEALSKAVSKYVAFTKTGRES, from the coding sequence ATGGCAGACAGAAACCAGAGAAACCAAACGGCTGTCACAGAATTTAtcctcctgggattcggggatGTCCCTGAACTGAAAATTCTTCTTTTCCTCATGTTCTTAGCGATCTACATGGCAACTATGTTCGGGAACATGCTCATCACTGCACTAGTTgttgctgatcagcaccttcacagccccatgtacttcttcctggggaacttgtcctgcctggagacctgctacacctcaaCCATCCTGCcccggatgctggccagtctcctgactggggacaaaaCCGTCTCATTCAGTGGCTGCAtcacacaactgtatttcttttgtgctctggcggctacagaatgctgtctcctagcagcgatgtcttatgatcggtatttagcgatatgtaaacccctgcactattcaactcttatgaatacCAGGTTTTGCCTCCAGTTGGCTGCTGGGTCATGGTTAAATGGTTGTTTGGTTACTGACATCTTTGTATTATTCATGTCACAGTTAATATTCTGTGGCCcgaatgaaattgaccatttctacTGTGATCTCATCCCATTGATAAAACTCTCCTGCGGGGACTCACACCTGATCATATTGTTGAATTTCATACTATCCTGTATATTCACTCTACCTGCATTTCTACTAACCCTGATGTCCTATGTGTGTATCAttgccaccatcctgagaatcccttccaccacaggGAGACAGAAGGCATTtaccacctgctcctctcacctcattgtggtgacaattttctatggaaccctaatgatCGTCTACATTCTACCGAAACATGAGACACTAAGCCTCCTAAACAAGGTGCTCTCTCTTTGCTACacagtcctgactcccctggttAACCCACTcgtctacagcctgagaaacagagaggtcaaggaagcctTGAGCAAAGCAGTCAGTAAATATGTGGCTTTCACAAAAACAGGCAGAGAATCCTAG